A window of Pan paniscus chromosome 10, NHGRI_mPanPan1-v2.0_pri, whole genome shotgun sequence contains these coding sequences:
- the RERG gene encoding ras-related and estrogen-regulated growth inhibitor isoform X1, whose product MAKSAEVKLAIFGRAGVGKSALVVRFLTKRFIWEYDPTLESTYRHQATIDDEVVSMEILDTAGQEDTIQREGHMRWGEGFVLVYDITDRGSFEEVLPLKNILDEVKKPKNVTLILVGNKADLDHSRQVSTEEGEKLATELACAFYECSACTGEGNITEIFYELCREVRRRRMVQGKTRRRSSTTHVKQAINKMLTKISS is encoded by the exons CTCTTGTAGTGAGATTTCTGACCAAACGGTTCATCTGGGAATATGATCCCACCCTCG AATCAACCTACCGACACCAAGCAACCATCGATGATGAAGTTGTTTCCATGGAGATACTAGACACTGCTGGTCAG GAAGATACCATTCAGAGGGAGGGGCACATGCGATGGGGGGAAGGCTTTGTGCTGGTCTACGACATTACTGACCGAGGAAGTTTTGAGGAAGTGCTGCCACTTAAGAACATCCTAGATGAGGTCAAAAAGCCCAAGAATGTGACTCTTATCTTGGTTGGAAACAAAGCTGACTTGGACCACTCCAGGCAGGTTAGCACAGAAGAAGGAGAGAAGCTGGCCACAGAATTGGCTTGTGCTTTTTACGAGTGCTCTGCCTGCACTGGAGAAGGGAACATCACAGAGATATTCTATGAGTTGTGTCGAGAGGTGCGTCGCCGGAGGATGGTGCAGGGCAAGACGAGGCGACGCAGCTCCACCACGCATGTCAAGCAAGCCATTAACAAGATGCTCACCAAAATCAGTAGTTAG